The Prevotella sp. E9-3 genome has a window encoding:
- a CDS encoding M48 family metallopeptidase, translating into MKKILTELLFSVLLFLGIFYATLQVDWMKLFNLSPTIVGDKLAEWVWDLTYNDLHEVKSDDVCLPIDTLVREMCLANDIDTASVNVLVSRNSDVNAFVTVGRHLVVYTGLIEKMDNESQLCAVIGHELAHLELGHVQSGIRRQAVFQAILILLTGNSNVDGLIKLTSRMLSNTISRAKENDADAQGARYLHAMHLDPMEMANSLEKLESYGVLSYLSDHADSKDRAARIRKMQFKSNGPFRQILMPETWNTLKSHCE; encoded by the coding sequence ATGAAAAAGATACTTACAGAACTCCTTTTCTCCGTATTGCTGTTTCTGGGCATCTTCTATGCCACCTTGCAGGTAGATTGGATGAAACTGTTCAATCTTTCCCCTACCATAGTCGGGGATAAGTTAGCGGAATGGGTATGGGATTTGACCTACAATGATCTTCATGAGGTAAAGTCAGACGATGTGTGCCTGCCTATAGACACACTGGTCCGTGAAATGTGTCTGGCCAATGATATAGACACTGCCAGCGTCAATGTTCTGGTAAGCAGGAATAGTGATGTGAATGCCTTTGTAACTGTTGGCAGACATCTTGTTGTATATACGGGACTTATCGAGAAGATGGACAATGAGTCGCAGCTGTGTGCTGTTATTGGTCACGAACTGGCTCATCTTGAGTTGGGCCATGTTCAATCGGGCATACGTAGGCAGGCCGTTTTTCAGGCAATACTGATTCTTCTTACAGGCAACTCCAATGTTGACGGCCTGATAAAACTCACCAGCAGAATGCTGAGCAATACCATCAGCCGTGCCAAGGAAAACGATGCCGACGCACAGGGCGCCCGCTATCTCCATGCCATGCATCTTGACCCGATGGAGATGGCCAATTCTCTGGAGAAGCTTGAGAGCTATGGTGTACTCTCATATCTTTCTGACCATGCAGACAGCAAGGACCGTGCCGCACGTATCCGCAAAATGCAGTTCAAGTCAAACGGCCCGTTCCGTCAGATCCTGATGCCTGAAACCTGGAATACTCTTAAGTCGCATTGCGAATGA